Proteins co-encoded in one Arthrobacter alpinus genomic window:
- a CDS encoding AzlD domain-containing protein: MSLWFWLLVAAALAYATKLLGYLVPAKVLDNPRMSHMAGTLTIGLLASLTVVNAAASGTSVVLDARVGALLAAAVALWLKAPFLVVVLAGAAAAAGLRLLGWP, from the coding sequence ATGAGCCTGTGGTTTTGGCTGCTGGTTGCGGCGGCACTGGCCTACGCCACCAAACTGCTGGGCTACCTGGTCCCGGCAAAAGTGCTGGACAACCCCAGAATGTCACACATGGCCGGGACGTTGACCATTGGACTGCTCGCGTCACTCACCGTAGTGAATGCGGCCGCCAGCGGCACATCTGTGGTTCTCGACGCCCGGGTAGGTGCGTTGCTTGCGGCGGCAGTGGCGCTCTGGCTCAAGGCCCCATTTTTGGTGGTGGTCCTGGCCGGTGCCGCTGCCGCCGCGGGGCTTCGACTACTTGGTTGGCCCTGA
- a CDS encoding ABC transporter ATP-binding protein, whose product MKLFRLAIHHAKPYWAWVVAVVVLQLISTIAALYLPSLNAQIIDQGISKGDTGFIWSTGVTMIVVCFVQVISAIGGIYFGARTAMAIGRDLRREVYYRVNALGALDVSRFGTATLITRNTNDVQQVQMLVLMALNFMVSTPIMCIGGIIMALREDVGLSWLLWVSVPLLFIVVGFLVVKLLPLFREMQDRIDTVNGVLREQITGIRVIRAFVREKFEAQRYREANMDLTRVSVRVGNLFVLMFPVIMMILHLATAAVLWFGGHRVDAGSMQIGSLTAFLQYLLQILVAVMMGVFMVMMIPRAAISAERLDDVLTAEPSLTVPAARELPVTHAVEFSSVSFGYPGAERPVLNNVSFTAEAGKTTAIVGSTGSGKSTLLNLIPRLFDPQDGSVRIGGVDVSELSRKQLAELVGLVPQKPYLFSGSVASNLKFGRPDADDSELWEALRVAQAKDFVEEKPKQLATPIAQGGTNVSGGQRQRLCIARALAARPRIYLFDDSFSALDVATDQRLRESLHGATTGATMIIVAQRISTIREADHIIVLDGGEIVGAGSHDELLESNETYREIVESQLSIEGVS is encoded by the coding sequence TTGAAACTCTTCCGGCTGGCCATCCACCACGCAAAACCGTACTGGGCCTGGGTTGTGGCCGTGGTGGTACTGCAACTCATTTCCACCATCGCGGCACTGTACCTGCCCAGCCTCAATGCCCAGATCATTGACCAGGGCATTTCCAAGGGCGACACCGGCTTCATCTGGTCCACCGGTGTGACCATGATCGTGGTGTGCTTTGTCCAGGTAATTTCGGCCATTGGCGGCATCTACTTCGGCGCCCGCACGGCCATGGCCATTGGCCGGGATCTGCGCCGCGAGGTGTACTACCGGGTCAACGCCCTCGGTGCCCTGGATGTGAGTCGCTTCGGCACGGCCACGCTGATCACGCGCAACACCAACGACGTCCAGCAAGTCCAGATGCTGGTGCTCATGGCGTTGAACTTCATGGTTTCCACTCCCATCATGTGCATTGGCGGGATCATCATGGCCCTGCGCGAGGACGTGGGCCTGTCGTGGCTGCTGTGGGTTTCCGTGCCGTTGCTGTTCATTGTGGTGGGCTTCCTGGTGGTCAAGCTGCTGCCGCTGTTCCGTGAAATGCAGGACCGGATCGATACCGTCAATGGCGTGCTGCGTGAGCAGATCACCGGCATCCGCGTTATCCGTGCCTTTGTTCGCGAGAAGTTTGAGGCGCAGCGCTACCGCGAAGCCAACATGGACCTGACCCGTGTTTCGGTGCGTGTGGGCAACTTGTTTGTGCTCATGTTCCCCGTCATCATGATGATCCTGCACCTGGCCACCGCGGCCGTGCTGTGGTTTGGCGGGCACCGGGTCGACGCCGGTTCCATGCAGATTGGTTCGCTCACCGCATTCCTGCAATATCTCCTGCAGATTCTGGTTGCCGTCATGATGGGCGTCTTCATGGTCATGATGATTCCCCGCGCCGCTATCTCCGCCGAACGCCTTGATGACGTGCTCACGGCCGAGCCCAGCCTGACGGTACCGGCGGCTCGCGAGCTCCCGGTGACTCACGCCGTCGAATTTTCATCGGTGTCCTTTGGGTATCCCGGTGCCGAGCGGCCCGTGCTGAATAACGTTTCGTTTACCGCTGAGGCAGGAAAAACGACGGCGATTGTCGGCTCCACCGGTTCCGGCAAGTCCACGCTGTTGAACCTCATACCCCGCCTTTTCGATCCGCAGGACGGTTCGGTGCGCATTGGCGGCGTGGACGTCAGCGAGCTCAGCCGCAAGCAGTTGGCGGAGTTGGTGGGCCTGGTGCCGCAGAAGCCGTACCTGTTCTCCGGATCTGTGGCGAGCAACCTGAAGTTTGGCCGCCCCGACGCGGACGATTCCGAGCTGTGGGAGGCGCTGCGGGTGGCCCAGGCCAAGGACTTTGTGGAAGAGAAGCCCAAACAGCTGGCTACACCCATCGCCCAGGGCGGCACCAACGTCTCCGGAGGGCAACGTCAGCGGCTGTGCATTGCCCGTGCGCTCGCGGCCCGCCCCCGCATTTACCTGTTCGACGATTCCTTCTCGGCGCTCGATGTGGCCACCGACCAGCGGTTGCGCGAATCCCTGCACGGCGCCACCACCGGGGCCACCATGATCATTGTGGCCCAGCGCATCTCCACCATCCGGGAAGCCGATCACATCATTGTGCTCGACGGCGGCGAAATAGTGGGCGCAGGCAGCCATGACGAACTGCTCGAAAGCAATGAAACGTACCGCGAAATTGTTGAATCTCAGCTCAGTATTGAAGGAGTGTCCTGA
- a CDS encoding RAP domain-containing protein gives MMTTFQLPPFITPSSKFADEYSARRLARQAASGQLFRIHRGLYLPTEVWDSLLPWEKYRMRIQAVHESARNAPVFARESAAQIMGLPVIGVPSEVQTVVSPGRSGGQSNRGVRRVNAVAGDPPPWEMFGVFLTPPPQTARDLAVRLPLTGSLPTMDKLLQRIPLSGSPGNPQQFFSEDDVRAATALLPNATQRGRVERVLTVADPLSESAGESLSRAIMIEHGFKLPALQTFISDSRGFIGRPDFDWEEQKTFGEFDGYEKYSSQKYLRGRTPAQVVVAEKLREDRLRAKGYNVIRWIWEDLRDPRRLIQLLHEAGIPLR, from the coding sequence ATGATGACTACCTTCCAGCTCCCGCCGTTCATCACTCCTTCAAGCAAGTTCGCGGATGAATACTCGGCCCGCAGACTTGCCAGGCAGGCCGCCTCGGGACAATTGTTTCGAATTCACCGCGGTCTCTACCTGCCAACTGAGGTGTGGGATTCGCTCTTACCGTGGGAAAAATACAGGATGCGCATTCAGGCCGTGCATGAATCGGCTCGGAATGCGCCCGTTTTCGCTAGGGAGTCCGCAGCTCAGATCATGGGCTTGCCAGTCATCGGAGTGCCAAGCGAAGTTCAAACGGTTGTTTCTCCTGGACGAAGTGGCGGTCAAAGTAACCGCGGCGTGCGCCGTGTGAACGCCGTAGCTGGCGATCCGCCGCCGTGGGAAATGTTCGGCGTATTTCTCACACCGCCACCGCAAACAGCGAGGGATCTTGCCGTTCGTCTCCCACTGACAGGTTCGTTGCCAACAATGGACAAACTGCTCCAGCGAATTCCATTGTCAGGATCGCCTGGCAACCCGCAACAATTCTTCAGCGAGGACGACGTCCGGGCCGCCACCGCATTGTTGCCCAATGCAACTCAACGTGGTCGCGTTGAGCGGGTCCTCACCGTGGCAGATCCATTGTCTGAGTCGGCCGGCGAATCGTTAAGCCGAGCCATCATGATTGAACACGGCTTTAAGTTACCTGCGCTTCAAACATTCATTTCTGACAGTCGCGGCTTTATTGGGCGGCCAGATTTTGACTGGGAAGAGCAGAAAACATTCGGCGAATTCGATGGCTACGAAAAATACTCCTCCCAGAAATACTTGAGAGGTAGAACCCCTGCCCAAGTGGTGGTCGCGGAGAAGTTGCGGGAAGACCGGCTCCGGGCAAAGGGCTACAACGTCATCCGCTGGATTTGGGAGGACCTGAGGGACCCGCGCCGACTGATTCAGCTGCTACATGAGGCCGGAATACCGCTGAGATGA
- a CDS encoding DUF5684 domain-containing protein: MLSSLLSLPLAPATDPYSSDYDYSNESTMSSADAAGLIMLIMGIYLLIFAVAWLINGFAWAGAFSKAGHPKWKAFVPFYNSWIMVKMVGRPESHFWFLFIPYFNIYMMIVIMNDMSKSFGKETGFTVGLIFLPVVFAAILSYGDAQYRGPSYLTAEQKQYAQYYAQQQYGQTQTQQYGQPQTQQYGQQDPNAAYSQQYGQAPAPQYGQPQDPNQQYGQAPSQQYGQTQAQPQDPNQPYGQQDPNQNPYGSGPTK, from the coding sequence ATGCTCTCCTCCCTTCTTTCCCTTCCGCTGGCCCCTGCCACGGACCCATACAGCTCCGACTATGACTACAGCAACGAGAGCACCATGAGCTCCGCCGATGCAGCGGGCCTGATCATGCTCATCATGGGCATCTACCTGCTCATTTTTGCCGTGGCCTGGCTGATCAATGGATTCGCCTGGGCCGGAGCATTCAGCAAGGCCGGGCATCCGAAGTGGAAGGCCTTTGTACCGTTCTACAATTCCTGGATCATGGTGAAGATGGTGGGCCGCCCGGAGTCGCACTTCTGGTTCCTTTTCATCCCCTACTTCAACATCTACATGATGATTGTCATCATGAACGACATGTCCAAGTCATTCGGCAAGGAAACCGGCTTCACTGTTGGATTGATCTTTCTGCCAGTAGTTTTTGCCGCCATCCTCTCCTACGGCGACGCGCAGTACCGCGGCCCCTCCTACCTGACCGCGGAGCAGAAACAGTACGCTCAGTACTACGCACAGCAGCAGTACGGCCAGACTCAAACTCAGCAGTACGGTCAACCACAGACTCAGCAGTATGGCCAGCAGGACCCCAACGCTGCGTACTCACAGCAGTATGGCCAGGCTCCGGCTCCACAGTACGGCCAGCCGCAGGATCCCAACCAGCAATACGGCCAGGCCCCGTCACAGCAGTACGGCCAGACGCAGGCTCAGCCGCAGGATCCCAACCAGCCTTATGGCCAGCAGGATCCCAACCAGAACCCCTACGGTTCAGGGCCAACCAAGTAG
- a CDS encoding AzlC family ABC transporter permease, with product MKLSESPAAKIGLSISIATGLYGISFGALSVASGLTLGQTMALSLLLFSGGSQFAFIGVVAGGGSAVAAMSAAALLGIRNGVYGMQINALLRPTGWRRFAAAHVTIDESTATATGQSDPGEQKRGFWVAGLGIFILWNIMTCVGAVVGAALGDPKQWGLDGAAVAAFLGLLWPRIRSFQPAAIAIVCALVTLLAVPLVPAGVPILVAAVVAGLIGWFRPTPDAGHDGDGLEPELDPYKHDAGTLPVRESGPRGHKGKEL from the coding sequence ATGAAGCTTAGCGAGTCACCGGCAGCCAAAATTGGGCTCTCAATCTCGATTGCCACGGGACTGTACGGGATCTCCTTCGGGGCACTTTCGGTGGCCTCCGGGCTGACACTCGGGCAGACTATGGCGCTGAGCCTGCTGCTTTTTAGCGGCGGCTCCCAGTTTGCTTTCATCGGCGTGGTGGCCGGCGGCGGATCGGCGGTGGCTGCCATGAGCGCCGCGGCACTGTTGGGGATCCGCAACGGCGTTTACGGCATGCAGATCAATGCGCTCCTGCGGCCCACCGGCTGGCGTCGGTTTGCCGCCGCGCACGTCACCATTGATGAATCCACGGCGACGGCCACGGGGCAGAGCGATCCGGGCGAACAAAAGCGCGGATTCTGGGTGGCCGGGCTGGGCATTTTTATTCTATGGAACATCATGACCTGCGTGGGAGCCGTGGTTGGTGCCGCGCTGGGAGATCCCAAGCAATGGGGACTCGACGGCGCCGCAGTGGCTGCGTTCCTTGGCCTACTGTGGCCCCGCATCAGGTCGTTCCAGCCGGCTGCCATAGCGATTGTGTGTGCGCTGGTGACCCTGTTGGCGGTTCCCCTGGTGCCTGCCGGAGTGCCCATTCTGGTGGCGGCCGTAGTGGCCGGACTCATTGGCTGGTTCCGCCCCACGCCCGATGCGGGCCACGACGGTGACGGACTGGAACCTGAGCTTGATCCCTATAAGCACGACGCCGGCACCTTGCCCGTGCGCGAATCTGGCCCGCGTGGGCACAAAGGGAAGGAACTATGA
- a CDS encoding thiamine-binding protein, which yields MIVAFSVAPSGAPTDVPAGTGDDASVHTAVAAAVKVVRESGLPNRTSSMFTEIEGEWDEVMDVVKRATEAVGRYGTRVSLVLKADIRPGHTGELTGKVDRLEGALGALGE from the coding sequence ATGATTGTGGCATTTTCAGTAGCACCCAGCGGCGCTCCCACCGACGTTCCGGCGGGAACTGGCGACGACGCTTCCGTCCACACGGCCGTAGCGGCAGCGGTCAAGGTGGTCCGCGAGTCCGGCCTGCCCAACCGCACCAGTTCCATGTTCACCGAGATTGAGGGTGAGTGGGATGAGGTCATGGACGTAGTCAAGCGGGCCACTGAGGCGGTAGGACGCTACGGAACCCGAGTTTCCTTGGTACTTAAGGCCGACATTCGACCCGGCCATACCGGTGAACTCACCGGCAAGGTAGACCGACTGGAAGGTGCGTTGGGTGCCTTGGGCGAGTGA
- a CDS encoding spermidine synthase encodes MGRKRVPKNGAEEPELPVKGAPKGPVAGKFQTDTGTAELIPDGDNPHGWLLMLNGVQSSHVDLADPLRLDFEYMRWIMALVQDRWATSEKLRTLSLGGAACSMPRYLVAAYPNSRNVVVEIDGALANYVRDWFDLPRAPLLKIRVGEAREVTESLAEASRELIIRDVFAGSKTPHALTTAEFTEAARKVLIPDGVYVVNCGDAPSLTTARREAATIAAAFEHTVIIADPPMLKGRRSGNIIIAGSDAPLGDGAGLPRTLLGGAMPAHLWDDAKVRQFGRSSVVLRDDL; translated from the coding sequence ATGGGCCGCAAGCGAGTACCCAAAAATGGTGCTGAAGAACCCGAGCTGCCAGTCAAGGGGGCGCCGAAAGGCCCCGTGGCCGGTAAGTTTCAAACGGACACCGGCACGGCGGAGCTGATCCCCGACGGTGACAATCCCCACGGCTGGCTGCTCATGCTCAACGGCGTCCAAAGCTCCCACGTTGACCTGGCAGACCCCTTGCGTCTGGACTTTGAGTACATGCGCTGGATCATGGCGCTGGTGCAAGACCGGTGGGCAACCAGTGAGAAGCTGCGCACGCTGAGTCTTGGCGGTGCTGCTTGTTCCATGCCACGCTATCTTGTTGCCGCCTACCCCAACTCCCGCAACGTCGTGGTGGAAATTGACGGGGCGTTGGCCAACTACGTCCGCGACTGGTTCGATCTGCCCCGGGCGCCGTTGCTGAAAATCCGCGTAGGGGAGGCCCGTGAAGTGACCGAATCACTGGCCGAAGCCAGCCGCGAGCTCATCATCCGCGATGTCTTTGCTGGCTCCAAAACTCCCCATGCGCTCACCACTGCAGAGTTCACAGAGGCAGCCCGCAAGGTACTTATTCCCGATGGCGTATATGTTGTGAACTGCGGTGACGCGCCGTCCTTGACTACTGCGCGGCGGGAAGCGGCCACCATTGCAGCCGCCTTCGAACACACCGTCATCATTGCCGATCCGCCTATGTTGAAGGGGCGCCGGTCAGGCAACATCATCATCGCCGGCAGCGATGCCCCGTTGGGTGATGGTGCCGGCCTGCCCCGCACTCTGCTCGGCGGCGCCATGCCCGCCCATCTCTGGGATGACGCCAAGGTCCGCCAGTTCGGACGCAGCTCCGTGGTGCTGCGCGATGACCTTTAG
- the hutH gene encoding histidine ammonia-lyase — protein sequence MTAAQPQEVTLSATGVTPEDVIAVARHNAKVMISAEALAGVERVREHIEKLAHSETPAYGISTGFGALANRHIPADMRTQLQKSLIRSHSAGMGPAVEREVVRALMFLRAKTLASGRTGVRPVVLQTMVDVLNAGITPVVREFGSLGCSGDLAPLSHCALVLMGEGEAAGPDGAIRPVPELLAEADIAPVELAEKEGLALVNGTDGMLGMLLMAIADLRLLLTTADITAALSVEGLLGTDQVFVPELHMELRPHPGQAASAENMLAVLANSPIVASHRVGDSRVQDAYSLRCAPQVAGAARDTVNHALMVATRELAAAIDNPVVLPDGRVSSNGNFHGAPVAYVLDFLAIVSADVASIAERRTDRMLDPARSHGLPAFLAGDPGVDSGLMIAQYTQAGLVSDSKRLAVPASVDSIPSSAMQEDHVSMGWHAARKLRKSVENLRRVLAIELVTATRAIDMRTSMSDGVLVPGPAGAAVIELLRATVPGPGSDRFLSPELEEADRLVGSGAIRAAAELATGPLN from the coding sequence ATGACTGCCGCCCAGCCCCAAGAAGTCACCCTCTCCGCAACCGGGGTCACCCCCGAAGACGTCATCGCCGTGGCCCGCCACAATGCCAAGGTGATGATCAGTGCGGAGGCGCTGGCCGGCGTCGAACGCGTCAGGGAACATATTGAAAAGTTGGCGCATTCTGAGACGCCTGCCTACGGCATTTCCACGGGCTTCGGGGCGCTGGCCAACCGCCACATTCCGGCGGACATGCGCACGCAGCTGCAGAAATCGCTCATCCGCTCCCACTCCGCCGGCATGGGCCCTGCCGTGGAGCGCGAGGTGGTGCGGGCGCTGATGTTCCTGCGCGCCAAAACTCTGGCCAGCGGACGGACCGGTGTGCGCCCCGTGGTCCTGCAAACCATGGTGGACGTGCTCAACGCCGGGATTACGCCGGTAGTCCGCGAATTCGGTTCGCTCGGCTGTTCAGGCGACCTGGCACCGCTCTCGCATTGCGCGCTGGTCCTCATGGGTGAGGGTGAGGCGGCAGGGCCCGACGGCGCCATCCGTCCCGTCCCTGAACTCCTCGCCGAGGCTGACATTGCGCCGGTGGAATTGGCAGAAAAGGAAGGCCTGGCGCTGGTCAACGGCACTGACGGCATGCTTGGAATGCTCCTGATGGCCATCGCGGACCTGCGGCTTTTACTCACGACGGCGGATATCACCGCGGCGTTGAGCGTCGAGGGGCTGCTCGGTACCGATCAGGTGTTCGTGCCGGAGCTGCACATGGAGCTGCGCCCGCATCCGGGTCAGGCGGCGAGTGCCGAGAACATGCTGGCTGTGCTGGCCAACTCGCCGATCGTGGCCTCGCACAGGGTGGGCGATTCCCGCGTGCAGGATGCCTACTCGCTGCGTTGCGCCCCGCAGGTGGCCGGCGCCGCCCGCGACACCGTGAACCACGCGCTCATGGTGGCTACCCGCGAGCTCGCCGCCGCGATTGACAACCCCGTAGTGCTCCCGGATGGTCGCGTGAGCTCCAACGGCAACTTCCATGGGGCGCCGGTGGCGTACGTGCTGGACTTCCTTGCCATTGTTTCCGCCGATGTTGCCTCGATCGCCGAGCGCCGCACCGACCGGATGCTGGATCCGGCACGCTCCCACGGACTGCCCGCCTTCCTGGCCGGCGATCCCGGTGTCGACTCCGGTCTGATGATCGCCCAGTACACGCAGGCCGGGCTGGTCTCGGACTCCAAGCGCCTGGCCGTCCCTGCCTCCGTTGACTCCATTCCCAGCTCCGCCATGCAGGAGGACCACGTCTCTATGGGCTGGCACGCGGCCCGGAAACTGCGTAAGTCCGTGGAGAATCTGCGTCGCGTCCTCGCTATTGAGCTGGTCACGGCCACCCGTGCCATCGACATGCGCACTTCCATGTCCGACGGCGTACTGGTCCCCGGCCCGGCTGGCGCCGCTGTGATTGAGCTACTTCGCGCCACGGTTCCCGGACCGGGCAGCGACCGTTTCCTCTCGCCCGAACTTGAAGAAGCTGACCGCTTGGTGGGCTCCGGGGCCATCCGCGCCGCCGCAGAGCTGGCCACGGGGCCGCTCAACTAG
- a CDS encoding amino acid permease — protein sequence MNSHGSVLTRGLTARHIRFMALGSAIGTGLFYGSSSAIQKAGPAVLLAYIIAGAAVFMVMRALGELAVRHPVSGSFGQYASRYLGPLAGFITGWTYVFEMAIVAIADVTAFSIYMGFWFHDVPRWIWILAIIFFLAAINLLSVKVFGELEFWFSLIKVSAIIAMIAGGVAIIVFGFHLEGAQATAGLGNLVNNGGFMPNGWAGLLAAFAVVMFAFGGIETIGVTAGEAKDPSKSIPAAVNTVPVRILLFYVLTLGVLMSLIPWNEITGETSPFVQIFDSLGIPLAAHILNAVVITAALSAINSDIFGAGRVLFGLSAQGHAPAVFGRISKRGVPWMTVLLMTAVLLAGVVLNATIPEDVFLLIASIATFATVWVWIMILASHVAMKREIARNALAPSAFPVPLWPLASILTALFMAGVIVLLGVYADTRVALYVGALWLVLLTLAFKLWVRGKGRQRAVLVDESPSPTSTSKPSTTAAPASR from the coding sequence ATGAACTCCCATGGATCCGTCCTGACCCGCGGCCTGACTGCCCGCCACATTCGCTTCATGGCGTTGGGCTCTGCCATCGGCACCGGCTTGTTCTACGGGTCCTCGAGTGCCATCCAAAAGGCAGGCCCCGCCGTCCTGCTGGCGTACATCATTGCCGGCGCAGCCGTTTTCATGGTGATGCGCGCTCTGGGTGAACTCGCAGTCCGCCACCCGGTATCTGGCTCCTTTGGCCAATATGCCAGCCGATACCTGGGCCCGCTGGCTGGATTCATTACCGGCTGGACCTACGTTTTCGAAATGGCCATCGTTGCCATCGCCGACGTTACGGCCTTCAGCATCTATATGGGTTTCTGGTTCCATGATGTGCCGCGTTGGATCTGGATTCTGGCCATCATCTTCTTCTTGGCCGCCATCAACCTTCTGAGCGTTAAAGTCTTTGGTGAGCTGGAATTCTGGTTCTCACTCATCAAGGTTTCCGCCATCATCGCCATGATCGCCGGGGGTGTGGCGATCATCGTTTTTGGCTTCCACTTGGAAGGCGCACAGGCCACCGCAGGCCTCGGCAACCTCGTCAACAATGGCGGCTTCATGCCCAACGGATGGGCGGGGCTCCTGGCCGCGTTCGCTGTGGTCATGTTTGCCTTCGGTGGCATTGAAACCATTGGCGTGACGGCCGGCGAAGCCAAGGATCCCAGCAAGTCCATCCCGGCAGCCGTCAACACTGTTCCGGTACGGATCCTGCTGTTCTATGTGCTGACCTTGGGCGTGCTGATGTCCCTGATCCCGTGGAACGAGATCACCGGCGAAACCAGTCCCTTCGTGCAGATATTCGACTCTCTGGGCATCCCGCTGGCCGCACACATCCTCAACGCGGTGGTCATTACCGCGGCGCTCTCGGCGATCAACTCCGATATTTTCGGTGCCGGCCGCGTTCTCTTCGGCCTCTCTGCCCAGGGTCATGCACCCGCCGTCTTTGGCCGCATCTCCAAGCGCGGCGTGCCGTGGATGACTGTGCTGCTCATGACCGCCGTGCTGCTGGCGGGCGTGGTTCTGAACGCGACCATCCCCGAGGACGTCTTCTTGCTCATCGCCTCGATCGCCACCTTCGCCACGGTGTGGGTCTGGATCATGATCCTGGCCTCACACGTGGCCATGAAGCGTGAGATCGCACGCAACGCACTGGCCCCCTCGGCATTCCCGGTCCCACTCTGGCCGCTCGCCTCAATCCTGACAGCCCTCTTCATGGCGGGCGTGATCGTGCTCCTGGGCGTTTACGCCGATACCCGCGTGGCACTCTATGTTGGTGCCCTCTGGCTGGTCCTGCTGACGCTCGCCTTCAAGCTCTGGGTTCGCGGAAAAGGCCGGCAACGGGCCGTCCTTGTGGATGAAAGCCCTTCACCGACAAGTACCTCAAAACCAAGCACGACGGCGGCACCCGCCTCGCGCTGA
- a CDS encoding IclR family transcriptional regulator, whose product MTITDHKPSKVPAAENTLRILKLLSAKRGPLAASTIATTLDLPRSSVYHLLGVMEQSGFVMHLHEEQRYGLGVAAFELSSAYSRQEPLSRLGRPLLASLVDRVGESAHLAVLHGRDVLYIVEERAKNRPSLVTDVGVRLPSHLTASGRAILAALPKSQVRALYPNAAAFSSLTEVPNPIIKYSTLSGHLDQVRIRGYSTESGEVSDGFGSVAAAVTDHLGWPVAAVAVTFLEEKVPAEQRIKLAERVAQVAGELSTRIYGRREG is encoded by the coding sequence ATGACAATCACCGACCACAAGCCCTCCAAGGTGCCTGCCGCAGAGAACACCCTGCGCATTTTGAAACTGCTTTCCGCCAAGCGTGGACCACTGGCGGCTTCAACTATTGCTACAACCTTGGATTTGCCTCGATCCAGCGTCTATCACCTGCTCGGCGTTATGGAGCAAAGCGGATTCGTCATGCACCTGCATGAAGAGCAGCGCTACGGCCTGGGGGTTGCCGCCTTTGAGCTCAGCAGTGCATATTCCCGGCAGGAACCTCTCTCCCGGTTGGGCCGGCCACTGCTTGCATCCCTTGTGGACAGAGTGGGTGAAAGCGCCCACCTGGCGGTCCTGCATGGGCGCGATGTTTTGTACATTGTGGAGGAGCGGGCCAAGAACCGGCCGTCTCTGGTGACCGATGTTGGGGTGCGGTTGCCCAGCCATCTCACGGCCAGCGGTCGGGCCATTTTGGCGGCGCTACCGAAATCACAGGTCCGGGCGCTCTATCCCAATGCGGCGGCATTCAGCTCACTGACCGAGGTGCCCAACCCCATCATCAAATACTCAACCTTGTCCGGCCATTTGGATCAGGTGCGGATCCGCGGCTACTCCACCGAAAGTGGGGAAGTGAGCGACGGCTTCGGGTCCGTTGCTGCTGCCGTAACCGATCATCTGGGCTGGCCCGTGGCCGCCGTCGCCGTGACATTCCTGGAAGAAAAAGTGCCAGCTGAGCAGCGGATCAAACTGGCCGAACGCGTCGCTCAGGTGGCCGGGGAACTTTCTACGAGGATTTACGGCCGCCGCGAGGGCTGA